A DNA window from Paenibacillus andongensis contains the following coding sequences:
- a CDS encoding MFS transporter gives MTFSQKQAIEKNIPTWLTVILATACGIIVANLYYAQPLVGLISSSIGLSASGAGLIVTLTQIGYVVGLLFIVPLGDIVENRRLVVLSLLLTAVALIVTALTKNPILFLAASLFIGLGSVAAQVLVPFASYLASESTRGRVVGNVMSGLLLGIMLSRPISSLVADFFSWHAIFALSATAVIVLAIVLSKALPARKPTASTHYVALLGSMWHLLRTTPILRRRAAYHAFVFATFSLFWTTVPLLLSGPVFHFSQKAIALYALVGVSGAIAAPAAGRLADRGWTRPATGIALGIVIVSMLLPMLFQTNSPVGITVLVISAILLDAGVSANLVLGQRAIFSLGPEIRSRLNGLFMAIFFFGGALGSAVSGWAYASGGWNAALWIGIIFPIMALLYFTTEKKNLGSGA, from the coding sequence ATGACTTTTTCACAAAAACAAGCCATCGAAAAGAATATTCCAACATGGTTAACCGTGATTCTGGCGACCGCATGCGGTATCATCGTAGCTAATCTTTATTATGCACAGCCTTTGGTGGGGTTAATTAGTTCTTCAATCGGACTATCTGCTAGCGGTGCTGGCTTAATCGTAACATTAACCCAGATTGGATATGTTGTCGGTTTGCTATTTATCGTACCTTTGGGAGATATTGTTGAAAACCGCAGGCTAGTAGTACTATCGTTACTACTCACAGCAGTTGCACTAATCGTCACAGCATTGACGAAAAACCCAATACTCTTCTTAGCGGCGTCCCTCTTTATCGGATTGGGGTCGGTCGCAGCACAAGTGCTCGTACCCTTTGCATCATACCTTGCATCAGAATCTACACGCGGCCGCGTTGTTGGCAATGTCATGAGTGGTCTGTTACTTGGCATCATGCTCTCACGTCCGATATCGAGCCTCGTGGCTGACTTTTTTAGCTGGCATGCCATATTCGCCTTGTCGGCCACAGCTGTCATTGTTTTGGCGATCGTATTGTCAAAAGCACTGCCTGCAAGAAAGCCAACGGCAAGCACGCACTATGTAGCGCTGCTTGGCTCCATGTGGCATCTGCTGCGAACAACCCCAATCTTACGTCGTCGCGCTGCCTATCATGCGTTTGTGTTTGCGACATTCAGCTTATTCTGGACAACGGTTCCGTTATTATTATCTGGCCCGGTTTTTCATTTTTCTCAAAAGGCCATTGCGTTGTACGCTCTAGTCGGAGTTTCAGGTGCGATAGCTGCGCCTGCAGCTGGCCGCTTAGCTGATCGCGGCTGGACTAGACCCGCCACAGGAATAGCTCTCGGTATTGTCATCGTTTCAATGCTGCTGCCGATGCTGTTCCAAACAAATTCACCTGTTGGAATAACAGTTTTAGTTATATCAGCCATTCTGTTGGACGCTGGAGTGTCCGCCAATCTTGTACTTGGACAACGCGCGATCTTCTCGTTGGGACCGGAAATTCGCAGCAGACTGAACGGGCTTTTCATGGCTATTTTCTTTTTCGGTGGCGCCTTGGGATCTGCTGTGAGTGGATGGGCTTACGCATCAGGAGGATGGAA
- a CDS encoding TetR/AcrR family transcriptional regulator, translating to MQVKRGRPRNVETQKAILTASYDLLLEDGFGSVTVEKIADRAKVSKATIYKWWPNKSAVVMDGFLSAASSRLPLPNTGSVFNDILIHATNLARFLTSREGIIITELLGEGQFDSGLAEAYRTQYFQPRRLEARSLLEQGVQRGELKKNLDIELSTDLIYGPIFYRLLVTGGTLDDSYVKHLVMNAFEGISST from the coding sequence GTGCAGGTCAAAAGAGGGCGGCCGCGTAATGTCGAAACGCAAAAGGCTATCCTTACCGCTTCCTATGATTTATTGCTGGAAGATGGCTTCGGATCGGTCACAGTTGAAAAGATTGCTGATCGCGCCAAGGTTAGTAAAGCCACGATTTATAAATGGTGGCCTAATAAATCTGCCGTGGTGATGGATGGTTTTCTATCTGCCGCATCGTCAAGACTACCCTTGCCTAACACAGGTTCGGTATTCAATGATATTCTTATTCATGCCACGAATTTAGCACGGTTTTTGACAAGTCGGGAGGGTATAATCATTACGGAGTTATTAGGCGAGGGGCAGTTTGATTCAGGATTAGCGGAAGCCTACCGGACCCAATATTTCCAGCCACGCCGGCTTGAGGCTAGGAGTCTTCTAGAGCAGGGAGTTCAGCGTGGGGAATTGAAAAAAAATCTCGATATTGAATTAAGCACCGATCTCATTTACGGGCCGATTTTCTATCGCTTGCTGGTGACTGGCGGAACATTGGACGATTCCTATGTGAAGCATTTGGTTATGAATGCATTTGAAGGAATCAGCTCCACTTGA